The genomic stretch ATTGtttacaaaataataataaggtgACAGGGAGAAGTGTCGCTTTTGGCAGACGGAGAACCTTTGATCTGTAACTATAAGGAGCACACACTGCTATTGGGAAGATTCTTTCGTTTTTTAGGCACCAATAGCTTGATGGATAAATTATTTACCAAACAGTGTTGTCATCTTCACAAGTTGGTATAATCTGGAAGAGTGAGATGTTCTGTGTCAGGATAGTGTTAATAGATACTGCAGTTGAGATTGTAAATTTAGCTTTGAAAACTGGGGTTCAGTGACTCTGTATTGAGTTTTCATATAGCTATCGTCTAATACGGATTTTTCGTATAATGGTTGATATTTGATATTAgtaccaacaacaacaacatcaacaaagtCTTGTCCCACTAGGTGAGGTTGTTTGATGATTGATATTAGCAATGCTAGAAAAAATTTCTGGTTTAATGGTGTTGTGAATTAGAATCACAaaatggttgatgttggtggAACAACGtcgagaaaataaatataaaagaagatAAAGTTTAAATGTGAATTCCATATTTTAATCTGTCTGAGATTCCAGCATCTCCTTAATCTTGTTTTCTATGTCAACATGTGTGtgtgtgcgcgcgcgcgcatGGTTGTTTTGCATATTCGATCTTTACTATGTTAGAGCCAAAGGATTTTACGATTATCTGGCGAACAATATACATTGTGTTATTAATTTCAGCGACGTGTGGGAGAACCACTTCGCGTATACATGGATCTTGAAGCTGGCCGGAAGAGATCAGGTCTAGAGgaaatttttattagttatcATGCCGGAGACAATGTACAGGCAACCTATGCCGGTGCGCTATTCCACAATGGGCGAAACTATCACGTCTCCAATAATAAAAACAATGTAAGCTAGTAAAAGAAGGCTTAGAATGACAGATAACAAAACGAAGTTTCTTGCGCTATAACTTATCTGAATTTATCATTTGTAGGATGTACTCGTATATTGGTCCTCATCAAGATGCCTTTCTCAGAGGAACACAATTGCAAAGAAACTCCTCAAGTTGCTGCCTCACCACTCATTTGGAAAGTGCTTAAATAATGTTGGCGGTCCAGACATGGCTCTCTCTATGTACCCCGAGTGCGCGAATGATGCCAATTTAGCTCCAAAATGGTGGGATCACTTACATTGTGCCATGTCTCATTACAAGTTTGTTCTTGCAATTGAGAACACTTGGACAGAGAGCTACGTGACGGAGAAGTTGTTTTATGCCTTGGACTCTGGCGCAGTTCCTATCTATTTTGGTGCTCCAAACGTCATGGATTTTGTTCCTCCACATTCAATAATAGATGGCAGAAAGTTCAGCTCATTCGAAGAGTTGGCTTCATATGTGAAGTCTGTAGCTAACAATCCAGTAGCCTATGCGGAATACCACGCATGGAGACGGTGTGGCATACTTGGAAACTATATAAAAACTCGAGCAGCGAGCCTTGACACGTTGCCATGCCGGTTATGCGAGGCTATTAGCCGAAAAGGTGGAAGAAATGCAAGAAGCTAGGTTGAGATTCCAGCATAAGCTATTCTGAATCAAATATAGGAAGACTGAATTTCATGGAAGGTGGAGGTTGCAACCTGTATAGAGAGAGGCACGGTGCTTGTTTCACATAGAAAGAGATCACATGGAAGGCTTAGGATAGGATGGTtccattttttatttgttatttttaatacttGTTTTTTTAACCTTGTGCTATGATAGAAAATTGTTGATGCTATCTCCACCTTAGTCAATTCAATGTAGATTGGCTATACGTCCCCAAAATCCAAGGGGTTGTAAACTTCTGAGGAATCATGATGTGATGTATAGTGCTTCTATGGTTAGAGCTTTAATATGTGAACTGTGAAGTCCATAGGGTAGTGCTTTAACTAGGAACTTAAGCTGTGTCATTATCTCCCTTATCACACAATTATATTAATAGAGCATTTTGCATTAAAGGGAGCAACATGCATCTACATTGGGCAGGTGTGTGTCTGTTTCTTCATTCTTACAACAAAAACAAATCCTACTTGCATTGACCTGTGTATAAGGAAGTAAAGATATAGAGAATAAGTTAAGAGAAGAGCTGAAGTTTCAAGGTAACCAAATATACAACACAACTAGATTCATAGattatcattttaaaaaaagaaaaaagaaaaatgcagtggcagaggaaaagaaaatgaataagTACTGAAACTTGAAAGTGTTTGGTGTTTAGGTTCTTAAACGGGCGCCTGTATAATTGCTGAGTTGCTGGTTAATTGCCCAAAcaatttttccttttatttgttttacgatttagttttcttttattgtcctttttcactttttaactattaaaaaaaatatatttatattggTTATGTCACTAGAATTTACCATATATGATATTTATTGTGTATGTCATTATTTGTGTGAACCATTTTTAGATCACTTCTAAAATCTTCAAAACcacaaatatgattaataaaaccactgaaagcaacaataatatttatctcaaaattttgaaaaaaaataaaactttacTCTAATCGTGTAGTAAATGTAATTCTCGATTGGGTTAACCGGAAACCGGTCATCTGGCCGGTCCGGGTAACTCTTAGAACCGTCTTACAAAAAACTGATGAGAAAATTGGTTGAACCGACAGTTAAACAGCAAACCGGGTGAACCAGTCCGGTTTTTCAAATCAATGGTTTTTCATTATCCAtcaaaacggcgtcgttttaacgccgagaaaaaaaaaaaaacttctgTACTAGTGACCCACCCACCCAACCCATCCATTTCCTCTTCCATTTTCGAACCCTAACCCGGCAACAAGCTCCACAATCGACGCCGGCAGAAGGAACTCCAACGGGCAGAAGGAACTCCCGGTCGCGGATCGAAGCTGCTGTCAGCGGCGTCGTCATCTAGTCGTCTGAACTCTGGAGCTTCTGGCGTCGGTGTCGTCTGGTCGCCCTGGTCGTCGGCGTCGTCGTTCTGGAACTCAGGCCTTCTTGCTCTCTGCCACGGTGAGTTCTTGggtttttgaattaatttttttattttgttaattaactatatgaattgtttgttGGAAGATTGTTGGTTCAATTGTCTTGTTAATTATATGAATTGATGGCTTGATGCAGAGTTCTTCTTCTgcttttcagtttttttttttttattttgttaattatatgaCTTAAACATTCTGTAATTCTGAATTTGCTTAATATAAATTTGATATAAGTTCAAT from Arachis stenosperma cultivar V10309 chromosome 9, arast.V10309.gnm1.PFL2, whole genome shotgun sequence encodes the following:
- the LOC130947451 gene encoding alpha-(1,4)-fucosyltransferase, with protein sequence MLLVPPKPINITITISIMLLFIFFLFFFSGFFHFPSSLSPITTTTTSRTARFTPAAAASEPFTDLVGAFRRWDSKVGCQRFREKWGNGLVLNQSKDAALQGFGKCKGLKMNHVSVLVKGWTWIPDNLDNLYSCDCGLSCLWTKSNVLADKPDALLFETTTPPLQRRVGEPLRVYMDLEAGRKRSGLEEIFISYHAGDNVQATYAGALFHNGRNYHVSNNKNNDVLVYWSSSRCLSQRNTIAKKLLKLLPHHSFGKCLNNVGGPDMALSMYPECANDANLAPKWWDHLHCAMSHYKFVLAIENTWTESYVTEKLFYALDSGAVPIYFGAPNVMDFVPPHSIIDGRKFSSFEELASYVKSVANNPVAYAEYHAWRRCGILGNYIKTRAASLDTLPCRLCEAISRKGGRNARS